CATCGCCACGAAGTGGGGCAACGTCTTCGACGCCGACCGCAGGACGCTGCTCTCCCGCGACCTCTCCCCCGGCTACGCACGCCGGGCACTGACCGACTCGCTGCGCCGGCTCGGCACCGACCGCGTCGACCTGTACCAACTGCACATCGGCGACGCCGGCTTCGCGGAGGCGGCGGAACTGCGCGAGGCGTGCGAGGACTTCGTCCGCGAGGGGCTGATCCGCGCGTACGCCTGGAGCACCGACGACCCCGCGCGCGCCGCGGCGTTCGCCGAGGGCCCGCACTGCGCGGCGGTGCAGCACCGGCTCAACGTGCTGGAGGACGCCCCGGAGATGCTGGCGCTGTGCGCGGAGCGCGGCCTCGCCAGCGTCAACCGCAGCCCGCTGGCGATGGGGCTGCTCTCCGGCGCGTACGACGCGGGCTCGCGGGTCGGCGCCGGCGACATCCGGGCGACGCCGCCGGCATGGCTGACGTACTTCGGCGCCGACGGGCGGGTGGCGCCGGGGTGGCTGCCGCGGATCGAGGCGATCCGCGACATCCTCACCTCCGGCGGGCGCACCGTGGCGCAGGGTGCGCTGGCCTGGATCTGGGCCCGCAGCCCGCACACGGTCCCGATCCCCGGCTTCCGCACGGTGGCGCAGGCGGCACAGAACGCGGGCGCCCTGGCCGCGGGCCCGCTGACCGCGGCACAAATGGCGGAGATCGACGGGCTGCTGACGTAGCACGCCGCGACCCCGCCGACTCCGCTACGGCCGGTCCTGCGGCAGGGCGCTCGACTCGCGCAGCGCCAGCTCGTAGGGCGCCAGCAGCGTCGTCGGCGGGGCCTCCGCCGGGCCCTCGATCCGCGCCAGCAGCGCCTTCACCGCCAGCCTGGCCAGCTCCTGCTTGTCGGGCGCCACGCTGGTCAGCGACGGCACCATGTACCGCGCCTCCTGGATGTCGTCGAAGCCGACCACCGCGAGGTCGGCCGGAATCGCCAGGCCCTCGTCGTGCGCGACGCGCATCGCGCCCGACGCCATCATGTCGGTGAAGCAGAACACCGCGTCGGGCGGCTCCCGGAGCGCCAGCAGCTCCCGCATGGCCGCCGCCCCGCCCGCCCGGGTGTACGACCCCACGGCGGGCGCCAGCGCCTGGTCGTACGCGAGGCCCGCCTCGGCCAGCGCCTCGCGGTGGCCCTGCATGCGCTGCAGGGCGGTGGCCGTCGTGCGGTCGTCGTGCTGCCAGCCGATGACGCCGATGCGGCGGCGGCCGCGGCCGACGAGGTGCCGGGTGGCGTCGCGGGCGGCGGCGACGTTGTCGATGAGCACGTGGTCGGCGGGGACCTCGTAGTCGCGCTCGCCGAGCAGCACGAGCGGGACGCGGCGCTCGCGGGCGGCGAGCGCCGTCTGGTCCAGGCCGAGAGGGCTGAGGAGCACGCCGTCGATGAGCGGGTCGCCGAGGCCGCAGGCCAGCCGCAGCTCCTCCGCCGGATCACCGTCGGTGACCTCGATGAGGACGGTCTGCCCGCTCTCCTTGGCGGCGGCGATGACGCAGGTGGCCAGCTCCGCGAAGTAGGGCGCGACGAGTTCCGGTACGGCAAGCGCGATGACCCCGCTGCGGCCGGTGCGCAGATGGCGGGCGGAGGCGTGCGGGCGGTAGCCGAGTTCGTCGATGGCGCGCAGCACGCGCTCGCGGGTCGGCTCGGCGACGCGCGCGGCGCCGCGGACCACGTTCGAGACGGTCTTGATCGAGACACCGGCGCGCTCTGCGACGTCCTTGAGGCGGGCCCCGGGCACGGCTTCCTCCCGATTCCTCCGAGGTTCTGGTGCGCACACCCTACGCCTTCTGCGCGGGCTGTTGACGTGGTGCGCACGGCGATATACAACGTTCCACCAAGAGCGCATTACAACGTTGTACAAGTTCGCCGCGGAAAGGGACATCCGCCATGCTCCGACGCCTCGACTCCCCCGGCCGCCCGGCCCCCGACCCCGCCCGCGGCACACCTGCAGCCCCGTACGCACCCTCCCGCCGCGCCCTGCTGCGCGGCGGTGCGGGCCTCGCCGCGGGCGCCGCCGCCACCGCGGCGCTCACCGGCTGCGGCACCACCATCGCCCAGGGCTTCACCGGCGGCGAACCCCCCGCGGACCGGCTGAACTTCTGGAACCCCTTCACCGGCGGCGACGGCGAACGCATGGTCGCCATGCAGGACCTGTACGAGAAGGACCACCCCGACAGCACCCTGCGGGCGACCACCTTCGTCTGGGGCAACCCGTACTACACCAAGCTGAGCCTGGCCACCATCGGCGAGCGCCCCCCGCACGTCGCCATCGCGCACCTGTCGAAGCTGCCGGTGCTCGCCCAGGCCGGGCTGCTCAGCGAGCTGCCCGCCGACGCGCTCGCCAAGCAGGGCATGACGCCGGAGAAGTTCGACGCCAAGCCCTGGCGCAAGTCCCACGTCGACGACCGCCTCTACGGCATCCCGATCGACACCCACCCCTTCGCGCTGTACTTCCGCACCGACGTCGCCGAGAAGGCCGGCCTGCTCGACGGCGGCGAACTGGTCGACATCGACGGCGCGGACAAGTTCGCCGACGCGCTGCGCGCCGCGAAGGAGGTCACCGGCGTCTGGGGCGGCTCGGTCGCCTCGATCAAGGACACCGCCACCCAGTTCCGCATGTTCCTGTCCTTCTACACCCAGCTCGGCGGCCGGCCGCTGGTCGGCGACGCCGGCGCCACCGTGACGGTCGACCTCGACGCCGCCGAGGAGGCGCTCGCGTACATCCAGCGCCTGGGCAAGGAGAAGCTGATACCCACGGGCGCCAACGGGCAGGCCGCCATCACCCTGCTCACCACCGGCGAGGCCGGGTTCCTGATGGACGGCGTGTGGCAGATCGTCGCCGTCCTGGACTCGGGGGCGAAGTTCGACATGCGGCCCCTGCCGCGGATCTTCGACGACGCCCCGTACGCCTGCTTCGCCGACAGCCACGCCCTGGTGCTGCCCCGGCAGCCGAAGCAGGACGACGGCCGCCTCGACCTGTCGCTGGAGTTCACCGCCTCGCTGCTGGCGAAGAGCAAGCTGTGGGCGGAGGGCGGGCACGTCCCCGCGTGGCTGCCGACCCAGCGCTCGGCCGCGTACCGGGAGCTGACGCCCCAGTCCCACTACACCGAAGCCGCCGAGGGCGCCGTCTACGACCCCGTCGCCTGGTACGGCGGCGCGGGCAGCAATCTGCAGAACCGGGTGGGCGACGCGGTCAGCGCCGCGCTCGCCGGCCGGTCGACGCCGCGCGCAGCCGCGGCCCGGGTCCGCGAGGAGCTGCGCACGCTCGCGGACGTCGAGTCCCCGATCTGACCCCCGCCGCCCCCACCCCCTCGAACGAAAGGCATCCCCGTGGCGAGCACAGTCGGCACCGGCGCCCTCACCCCCGACCGGTCACGCCCCCGCGAAACCCGCGGCCGGCTCGCGGGCCCGGCCCTGGTCGCGCCGTTCGCGCTTTTTTACATCGTTTTCCTCCTCGGTCCGCTCCTCTACACCTTCGTGGCGGGCTTCTTCAACGGCAGCCTGCTGCGCGACGGCTTCGGCAGTTGGGTCGGCTTCTCCAACTACGCGGACGTGCTGGGCGACTCCGAGTTCTGGCGCACCCTGAAGCACACCCTGTGGTTCACCGTGCTCACCACCATCCCGCTGGTGCTGCTGGCGCTGGGTCTCGCGATCCTCGCCGACCGGTTCGTACGCGGCCGGTGGTTCATCCGCTTCGCCTTCTTCGCGCCGTACGTCATCCCGTCCGCGTCGGTCTCCCTGATCTTCATGTGGGGCGTGCTCGCCGACCAGACCGGCCTGGCCCAGGACTGGCTGAAGACCCTCGGCGTCAGCTCGCCGCCGTCCTGGCTCGGCGATCCCAGCTGGGCGATGTGGTCGCTGGCCGGCGTCACCGTCTGGTGGACCATCGGCTTCAACTTCGTGCTCTACCTCGCCGGTCTGCAGGAGATCCCCCGCGACGTGCACGAGGCCGCCGCCATGGACGGCGCCGGGCCCTGGCAGCGGATCCGGCACGTGGTCATCCCCATGCTGGGGCGGACGACGACGCTCGTCACCGTGCTCCAGATCGTCGCCTCGCTGAAGGTCTTCGACCAGATCTACATGATGACCGCCGGCGGCCCCGACGGCTCCACCCGGCCCACGCTGCAGTACATCGTCGACACCGGCTTCACCGACGGCCGCACCGGCTACGCCTCGGTCGTCTCCCTCTTCCTCTTCCTCGTCATCCTGCTGATCTCCCTGGTCTGGTTCTTCCTCGTCCGCCGGGCAGAGAAGGAGAGCTGAGCCATGGCCCACACCAAAGAAGGCCCCGCCGCCACCGCCGCCGCGCCCGCCCGCGCAGAAGCGAAGGACCCCGCGCCCCGCCGCGGCTACGACGCCGAGAAGCTCTTCAACCGCGTCGCGCTCGGCGTCCTCGTCGCCTTCGCGCTGCTGTGGCTGGTGCCGCTGCTGTTCGCGACGGCGATATCCATCCGTCCCGCCGACGAGATAGCCGTCGACCCGGCTTCCTGGTTCACCTCGAACCCCACCTTCGCGGCGTACGAGGACCTCTTCGACAAGGGCAAGCTGCCCTACTGGTACGCCAACAGCTTCATCGTCTCGCTGCTGACCACGGTGCTCACCGTCGTCACCGCCTCACTCGCCGCCTTCGGCCTCTCCCAGGTGCGCTTCCGCTTCCGCCGCGGGGTCTTCCTGCTGCTGCTCGCCGGGATCATGATCCCGATGCAGGTGCTGATGATCCCGCAGTTCCTGGCGCTCCAGGAGGTGGGCCTCCTCAACACGTACTGGGGCGTGGTCCTGCCGCAGGTGCCGAACGTCGTCGCCGTCTTCGTCTTCAAGCAGTTCTTCGACGGCATCCCCAGGGAGCTGATCGAGGCCGCGCGCGCCGACGGCGCCGGCTGGCTCCGCACGTACGGGCAGATCGTGATGCCCGTCTCCCGGCCCGCCGTGTCGGCCGTGACGATCTTCGTCTTCGTGGCCGTGTGGAACAACTTCCTCTGGCCGCTGCTGGTCGTCACCGACCCGGAGATGATGACGCTGCCGGTCGGGCTCAACTCCGTACAGGACGCCTTCGGCATCCCGTACGCGCAGCTCATGGCCTCCGCCGTGCTGGGCGCCATCCCCCTGCTCGTCGTCTTCGCGCTCTTCCAGCGCCGCATCGTCGAGGGCATCGCCGGTACGGGCCTGAAGTAGGCCCGTACCCCCCGAGAACCACTGTCAACGCCCCCGGAGAAAGGCACCGCATGCCGCACACCGCCAGGTTCACCGTCGACCCCGAGTTCGTCATCGGCGAGGTGGACCCGCGCCTGTACGGAACGTTCGTCGAGCACATGGGCCGCTGCGTCTACACCGGGATCTACGAGCCCGGCCACCCCACCGCCGACGCCGCCGGCTTCCGCGGCGACGTCGCCGCGCTCGTCCGCGAGCTGGGCACCGGCCTGGTCCGCTATCCCGGCGGCAACTTCGTCTCCGGCTACCACTGGGAGGACGGCGTCGGCCCGGTCGCCGAGCGGCCGCGCCGGCTCGACCTCGCCTGGCGGTCGGTGGAGACCAACGAGGTCGGCACCAACGAGTTCCTCACCTGGGCCAGAGGGCTGGGTCTGGAACCGATGATGGCCGTCAACCTCGGCACCCGCGGCATCGACGCCGCCCGCACGCTCGTCGAGTACTGCAACCACCCCGGCGGCACCGCCTGGTCCGACCTGCGGATCAAGCACGGCGTCACCGAGCCGCACGGGGTGCGGCTGTGGTGCCTGGGCAACGAGATGGACGGCCCGTGGCAGACGGGGCACAAGTCGGCGCGCGAGTACGGCCGGCTGGCGGCCGAGGCCGGCAAGGCCATGCACCAGGTCGACCCGTCGATCGAGCTGGTCGCCTGCGGCAGCTCCAACGCGCAGATGGCGACCTTCGGCACCTGGGAGCGCGAGGTGCTGGAGGAGACCTACGACGAGGTCGACTATCTCTCGCTGCACGCGTACTACGAGGAACTCGACGGAGACCGCGCGAGC
The Streptomyces sp. CNQ-509 DNA segment above includes these coding regions:
- a CDS encoding aldo/keto reductase; its protein translation is MVVTMDKRTLGRTGIEVSALGFGCWAIGGEWWDAGGDPLGWGKVDDDESVRAVHRALDGGVTFFDTADVYGTGHSETVLGRALAGRRDDVVIATKWGNVFDADRRTLLSRDLSPGYARRALTDSLRRLGTDRVDLYQLHIGDAGFAEAAELREACEDFVREGLIRAYAWSTDDPARAAAFAEGPHCAAVQHRLNVLEDAPEMLALCAERGLASVNRSPLAMGLLSGAYDAGSRVGAGDIRATPPAWLTYFGADGRVAPGWLPRIEAIRDILTSGGRTVAQGALAWIWARSPHTVPIPGFRTVAQAAQNAGALAAGPLTAAQMAEIDGLLT
- a CDS encoding LacI family DNA-binding transcriptional regulator; translated protein: MPGARLKDVAERAGVSIKTVSNVVRGAARVAEPTRERVLRAIDELGYRPHASARHLRTGRSGVIALAVPELVAPYFAELATCVIAAAKESGQTVLIEVTDGDPAEELRLACGLGDPLIDGVLLSPLGLDQTALAARERRVPLVLLGERDYEVPADHVLIDNVAAARDATRHLVGRGRRRIGVIGWQHDDRTTATALQRMQGHREALAEAGLAYDQALAPAVGSYTRAGGAAAMRELLALREPPDAVFCFTDMMASGAMRVAHDEGLAIPADLAVVGFDDIQEARYMVPSLTSVAPDKQELARLAVKALLARIEGPAEAPPTTLLAPYELALRESSALPQDRP
- a CDS encoding extracellular solute-binding protein — protein: MLRRLDSPGRPAPDPARGTPAAPYAPSRRALLRGGAGLAAGAAATAALTGCGTTIAQGFTGGEPPADRLNFWNPFTGGDGERMVAMQDLYEKDHPDSTLRATTFVWGNPYYTKLSLATIGERPPHVAIAHLSKLPVLAQAGLLSELPADALAKQGMTPEKFDAKPWRKSHVDDRLYGIPIDTHPFALYFRTDVAEKAGLLDGGELVDIDGADKFADALRAAKEVTGVWGGSVASIKDTATQFRMFLSFYTQLGGRPLVGDAGATVTVDLDAAEEALAYIQRLGKEKLIPTGANGQAAITLLTTGEAGFLMDGVWQIVAVLDSGAKFDMRPLPRIFDDAPYACFADSHALVLPRQPKQDDGRLDLSLEFTASLLAKSKLWAEGGHVPAWLPTQRSAAYRELTPQSHYTEAAEGAVYDPVAWYGGAGSNLQNRVGDAVSAALAGRSTPRAAAARVREELRTLADVESPI
- a CDS encoding carbohydrate ABC transporter permease, which encodes MASTVGTGALTPDRSRPRETRGRLAGPALVAPFALFYIVFLLGPLLYTFVAGFFNGSLLRDGFGSWVGFSNYADVLGDSEFWRTLKHTLWFTVLTTIPLVLLALGLAILADRFVRGRWFIRFAFFAPYVIPSASVSLIFMWGVLADQTGLAQDWLKTLGVSSPPSWLGDPSWAMWSLAGVTVWWTIGFNFVLYLAGLQEIPRDVHEAAAMDGAGPWQRIRHVVIPMLGRTTTLVTVLQIVASLKVFDQIYMMTAGGPDGSTRPTLQYIVDTGFTDGRTGYASVVSLFLFLVILLISLVWFFLVRRAEKES
- a CDS encoding carbohydrate ABC transporter permease, producing the protein MAHTKEGPAATAAAPARAEAKDPAPRRGYDAEKLFNRVALGVLVAFALLWLVPLLFATAISIRPADEIAVDPASWFTSNPTFAAYEDLFDKGKLPYWYANSFIVSLLTTVLTVVTASLAAFGLSQVRFRFRRGVFLLLLAGIMIPMQVLMIPQFLALQEVGLLNTYWGVVLPQVPNVVAVFVFKQFFDGIPRELIEAARADGAGWLRTYGQIVMPVSRPAVSAVTIFVFVAVWNNFLWPLLVVTDPEMMTLPVGLNSVQDAFGIPYAQLMASAVLGAIPLLVVFALFQRRIVEGIAGTGLK